The following coding sequences lie in one Candidatus Neptunochlamydia sp. REUL1 genomic window:
- the glyS gene encoding glycine--tRNA ligase subunit beta has protein sequence MTFQEIIRKLTAFWAKQGCLIQQGHDVEVGAGTFNPATFLRSLGPEPYNTVYVEPSRRPQDGRFGDNPNRTQLFHQLQVIMKPSPKEIQKLYLKSLETLGFNLKQHDIRFVHDDWESPTLGAWGLGWEVWMDGMEVTQFTYFQSVAGYTLKPISVELTYGLERLSMIVQKKDNFFDMQYNEQVTYGDIYHRNEVEWSHYNFYKASTEMWLRHFEDFEREAKALVEVNLPIPAYDFVMKASHAFNMLEARGVLSVTERTGYITRVRDLAKAAATEYLVSREKLGFPLLKQLKKEPPTHSIPPLPETFNPKETSDFLFEIGSEELPATFVPIGNRNLKSAIEKLLKEHKLTYSGFHIYGTLRRLSILVNDLIHGTEDSADTRRGPPVSTAYDAQGHATKQGMGFFKSLGFETPPTLQEIKKHNTLHIQEIKGSDYLMATLEKKGVSTIEILSQALPKIISDLPFPKKMRWSGLDTLYARPLQWVVALLGNTVIPFEIAGIASGNLSAGHAQLCDEAFPIESASDYVARLEEHKVMVDIEKRKSVICQELEAIEKETNTLAVFKEKVLSQVLYLTEWPELTYASFDKAFLKAPQEVLTSEMVEHQKYFPLMSHSGHLAPLFVITADNTPSEVIKEGNQNVLSARLSDGVFLYEEDLKTSMDDFAKKLENIIFQKELGTMAEKVDRLKRLALILAQALEVGSEKTVLRAASLCKADIASELVQEFPDLQGTIGKHYALHQKEEEEVAIAIEEHWLPKSEGGALPESRAGILLSLADKLDNLISYFKVGLKPTSSSDPYALRRQAIGVIKILIENNLSLDLQTVIKDQEVLNFLTARAKGVLEDYDFQKDEIEASLQGLCTNPYDQFLKTQALNLFRASDHFNGLFEVYKRAKGQIGKEKLHTIKPDLFLESAEKSLYESLATLKKPFKEALSSKNYQGAFEHLSTLRSPLATLFEEVKILADEPKIRTNRIALLQEVFSYFSLLLDFGRIQNI, from the coding sequence ATGACTTTTCAAGAAATTATCAGAAAGTTGACTGCCTTTTGGGCAAAGCAGGGATGCCTGATTCAGCAGGGACACGATGTAGAAGTGGGGGCTGGAACATTTAACCCTGCCACTTTCCTCCGCTCCCTCGGCCCTGAGCCTTACAATACTGTTTACGTAGAACCCTCTAGACGTCCTCAGGATGGCCGTTTTGGAGACAACCCCAACCGCACGCAACTGTTCCATCAACTTCAAGTCATCATGAAGCCTTCCCCGAAAGAAATCCAAAAACTCTACCTCAAGTCCCTTGAAACACTTGGATTCAACTTAAAGCAGCACGACATCCGTTTCGTCCATGATGACTGGGAATCTCCTACGCTAGGCGCATGGGGGCTCGGTTGGGAAGTCTGGATGGATGGAATGGAAGTGACCCAGTTTACCTATTTCCAGTCTGTTGCAGGTTACACTCTAAAACCGATTAGTGTAGAACTCACTTATGGTCTCGAGCGCCTCTCTATGATTGTGCAGAAGAAAGATAACTTCTTCGATATGCAATACAACGAGCAGGTTACCTATGGCGATATCTACCACAGAAACGAAGTTGAGTGGAGCCACTACAACTTCTACAAAGCTTCAACAGAGATGTGGCTACGCCACTTTGAAGATTTTGAAAGAGAAGCAAAAGCACTTGTTGAGGTAAATCTCCCCATTCCTGCCTACGACTTTGTAATGAAAGCTTCCCACGCATTCAATATGCTTGAGGCGCGCGGAGTCCTCTCTGTAACCGAGCGAACGGGGTATATTACTCGTGTTCGTGATCTCGCAAAAGCAGCGGCTACCGAATATCTCGTCTCTAGGGAAAAGCTAGGCTTTCCCCTCCTAAAACAACTGAAAAAAGAACCCCCTACCCACTCTATTCCTCCGCTCCCAGAAACTTTCAATCCAAAAGAAACAAGCGACTTCCTCTTTGAAATCGGTTCGGAAGAACTCCCTGCAACCTTCGTCCCTATTGGAAATAGAAACCTTAAAAGTGCCATCGAAAAGCTCTTAAAAGAACACAAACTTACCTACTCAGGCTTCCACATTTATGGAACACTTCGCCGCTTAAGCATCCTAGTCAATGATTTGATTCATGGGACAGAAGATAGCGCAGATACTAGGCGTGGCCCGCCAGTTTCAACTGCCTACGACGCTCAAGGACATGCAACAAAGCAAGGCATGGGCTTTTTCAAATCTCTTGGATTTGAAACTCCTCCAACACTTCAAGAGATTAAAAAACACAATACGCTTCACATCCAAGAGATCAAAGGGAGTGACTACCTTATGGCTACCCTAGAGAAAAAAGGCGTCTCTACTATTGAAATCCTAAGCCAAGCCCTGCCTAAAATCATTAGCGACCTCCCCTTCCCCAAAAAGATGCGCTGGAGCGGTCTTGACACCCTCTATGCACGCCCACTTCAGTGGGTCGTGGCACTACTCGGAAACACCGTCATTCCTTTTGAAATTGCCGGTATAGCTTCAGGAAACCTCTCTGCAGGACACGCCCAACTATGTGATGAAGCCTTTCCAATTGAATCTGCAAGTGATTATGTTGCCCGATTAGAAGAACACAAAGTAATGGTCGACATAGAAAAAAGAAAAAGTGTCATTTGTCAAGAACTTGAAGCCATCGAAAAGGAAACAAACACCCTTGCAGTTTTCAAAGAGAAGGTTCTCTCTCAAGTGCTTTACCTTACCGAATGGCCAGAGCTCACCTATGCCTCTTTTGATAAAGCGTTTTTAAAAGCGCCTCAGGAAGTTCTCACCTCAGAAATGGTGGAGCATCAAAAGTATTTCCCTCTTATGAGTCATAGCGGCCACCTTGCTCCTCTCTTCGTCATTACAGCGGATAACACCCCAAGCGAGGTGATAAAAGAAGGAAACCAAAATGTCCTTTCAGCACGCCTTTCTGACGGAGTCTTTCTCTATGAAGAAGATTTAAAAACTTCAATGGATGATTTTGCCAAAAAGCTTGAAAATATCATCTTCCAAAAAGAACTCGGAACGATGGCCGAGAAAGTGGATCGCCTCAAAAGGCTAGCCCTCATTCTTGCCCAAGCTTTGGAAGTGGGAAGTGAAAAAACTGTGCTTCGCGCCGCATCCCTTTGCAAAGCTGACATTGCATCAGAACTTGTACAAGAATTTCCAGACCTCCAAGGGACGATCGGAAAGCACTACGCCCTCCACCAAAAAGAAGAAGAGGAAGTCGCAATTGCTATTGAAGAGCACTGGCTTCCGAAATCAGAAGGAGGCGCCCTTCCTGAATCAAGAGCAGGGATTCTCCTAAGCCTTGCCGATAAACTCGACAATTTGATCAGCTATTTCAAAGTAGGATTAAAGCCTACCTCTTCTAGCGATCCCTATGCCCTCAGACGTCAAGCGATTGGGGTGATTAAAATTCTCATCGAAAACAACTTAAGCCTTGACCTACAAACCGTTATTAAAGATCAAGAGGTTCTCAACTTTCTAACCGCTCGTGCTAAAGGTGTCCTAGAGGACTATGACTTTCAAAAGGATGAAATAGAAGCTTCTCTCCAAGGGCTTTGCACGAATCCCTACGACCAGTTTTTAAAGACTCAAGCCCTCAACCTATTCCGCGCTAGTGACCATTTCAATGGACTTTTTGAGGTCTATAAGCGCGCTAAAGGGCAAATCGGCAAAGAAAAACTCCACACCATTAAACCCGATCTTTTTCTTGAATCCGCTGAAAAATCCCTCTACGAGTCCCTAGCTACTCTGAAAAAACCCTTTAAAGAAGCCCTCTCCTCTAAGAACTACCAGGGCGCTTTTGAGCATCTTAGCACACTCAGATCCCCCCTCGCGACTCTCTTTGAAGAAGTCAAAATCCTAGCTGACGAGCCAAAGATCAGGACCAACAGAATTGCTCTCCTCCAAGAGGTCTTCTCTTATTTCTCCCTACTACTCGACTTTGGAAGGATTCAAAACATTTAG
- the rlmN gene encoding 23S rRNA (adenine(2503)-C(2))-methyltransferase RlmN, translating into MREFCGLLSQEVENFFEEEGEKAFRATQLFDWVYQKGKVDYDQMLNLPQPLRSLLKEKVAIGVLQLEKIEDSEDGETKKFLWKLPDNHFVESVLIMSGDRRTVCVSSQVGCPARCAFCASGKEGAIRNLTPAEIVEQVVLINHHLMQVDERVSHLVFMGMGEPLENYVGVVRALKILMDPDLFGFSSRRITVSTVGVAPNIRRLMEDGFKVNLALSLHAPNQHIRKKVVPYARKFSIEEVLKSAREYARFTKRDLTYEYVLLDGINDTEENAEELASLLRNEQCTVNLIPYNPVSGLNLKRPSKEKIEKFHAILLKRGVRTTRRYTKGKDIAAACGQLALHRKNEKKPLEIEAKSV; encoded by the coding sequence ATGCGAGAATTTTGTGGGCTTCTGTCTCAAGAGGTGGAAAATTTCTTTGAAGAGGAAGGTGAAAAAGCATTCCGGGCAACGCAGCTTTTTGACTGGGTCTACCAAAAAGGCAAAGTGGACTACGATCAGATGCTTAACCTCCCTCAGCCGCTTAGATCTCTTTTAAAAGAGAAGGTCGCTATTGGTGTATTGCAGCTTGAAAAAATAGAAGATTCAGAGGATGGTGAAACAAAAAAATTTCTGTGGAAACTTCCTGATAATCATTTTGTTGAATCCGTGCTCATTATGAGTGGAGATCGGCGTACTGTGTGTGTATCCTCGCAGGTAGGCTGTCCGGCGCGATGCGCCTTTTGCGCCTCAGGGAAAGAAGGGGCCATCCGCAACCTTACTCCTGCAGAGATTGTGGAGCAGGTGGTCCTTATTAACCACCATTTAATGCAAGTTGACGAACGGGTCAGCCACCTGGTTTTCATGGGGATGGGGGAGCCTTTGGAGAATTATGTGGGGGTGGTTCGTGCTCTCAAAATCTTGATGGATCCTGATCTTTTTGGATTTTCTTCCCGCAGAATTACCGTTTCTACCGTCGGTGTGGCTCCTAATATTAGACGGCTGATGGAGGATGGGTTCAAAGTCAACCTTGCCCTTTCTCTTCATGCTCCTAATCAACATATTCGGAAGAAGGTGGTTCCCTATGCCCGCAAGTTTTCAATTGAGGAAGTTTTGAAAAGTGCTCGTGAGTATGCAAGGTTTACTAAGAGAGACTTAACTTATGAATATGTCCTCCTAGACGGAATTAATGATACGGAAGAAAATGCTGAAGAGCTTGCATCTCTTCTTAGAAATGAGCAATGCACTGTCAATTTAATTCCTTACAATCCAGTAAGTGGACTCAATCTCAAAAGGCCTAGTAAAGAAAAAATTGAAAAATTCCATGCAATTTTATTGAAAAGAGGGGTACGCACCACTAGGCGATACACTAAGGGAAAGGACATTGCCGCGGCTTGTGGTCAGCTAGCCCTCCACAGGAAAAACGAAAAAAAACCTTTAGAAATTGAAGCAAAGTCAGTATAA
- the pgsA gene encoding CDP-diacylglycerol--glycerol-3-phosphate 3-phosphatidyltransferase: protein MKLPLFLTIGRIFISPIFLIFYLKYQQLGITLHALPFVLIFLLVLSELSDFFDGFLARRFNLVTELGKILDPMADSITRLTILLTFTQGFIRLPLLLVFAFVYRDAMISTLRTVCAFRGVTLAARTSGKIKAVLQASSIFAILILMIPYAWGSLSLLQLQNISLIIISAAAVYTVFAGGEYIWANRSYIRQAWQSDQTDR, encoded by the coding sequence TTGAAGCTCCCATTATTTCTAACGATTGGAAGGATCTTTATCAGTCCGATCTTTTTGATTTTCTATCTGAAGTATCAACAGCTGGGGATTACACTCCACGCACTTCCGTTTGTCTTGATTTTTTTGCTTGTGCTTTCAGAGCTGTCTGATTTTTTCGATGGGTTTCTTGCAAGACGCTTTAATTTAGTGACTGAGCTCGGTAAGATTTTGGATCCAATGGCTGATAGCATTACTCGCCTCACCATATTGCTTACCTTCACACAAGGATTCATTCGACTTCCGCTGCTTCTGGTCTTTGCCTTTGTTTATCGGGATGCAATGATCAGCACCCTGAGAACAGTCTGTGCTTTTCGAGGTGTAACTCTTGCAGCACGGACTAGTGGAAAAATCAAAGCTGTTCTGCAAGCATCTTCGATCTTTGCAATTCTGATCCTTATGATCCCTTATGCGTGGGGAAGCCTTTCTCTTCTTCAACTGCAAAATATCAGCCTTATTATTATTTCAGCGGCAGCTGTCTATACTGTTTTTGCTGGGGGAGAATATATTTGGGCTAACCGAAGCTACATTCGCCAAGCCTGGCAGAGCGATCAGACAGATCGATAG
- a CDS encoding glycogen synthase: protein MYIVHLTTELAPLAKVGGLGDVTAGLSKALTEEGEKVEVILPFYDHIDRKLLKNLEVDFEDLLSYEDLEEVKNTVWSAEFDGISLILIEPHSEAGYFERGVIYGEEDDLFRFTYFTKTAMEYLLKKGKHPDILNIHDWLTSLAAPLYREMYQSLGLKIGGIMTTIHNMKYQGTCVPQKIERLGLKTDHLITKDKMQDHKNPKKLNLLKGALVFSDSLTTVSPTYAEEIQGKEGFGLDPLLVENKGKLRGILNGIDTPYWNPETDPFLEQNYQTDGINLDEVIKAKTENRKSLQQKLHMDYAPAPLFISVTRIVEQKGPEMLRFGIEYVLKKGGQFILLGSTPEPTLKAEFYALAEEYRDNPHVHFHFIFDEQLAHLTFASADCIIIPSLFEPCGLTQMISLRYGTIPIVHKVGGLNDTVFDIDHDTIPLNRRNGYTFDFPSKNSLRWSIDRAFEHHRNDSKKWKLMLKNGFQKDWSWKTPALEYLEAYRSV from the coding sequence ATGTATATTGTGCATTTAACGACAGAGCTGGCTCCTCTTGCCAAAGTGGGTGGACTGGGTGATGTAACAGCCGGCCTCTCTAAGGCTTTGACTGAAGAGGGTGAAAAGGTGGAGGTTATTCTCCCCTTTTATGATCATATCGATCGGAAATTACTTAAAAATCTCGAAGTGGATTTTGAAGACCTTCTATCCTATGAAGATCTTGAAGAAGTTAAAAACACCGTATGGTCAGCCGAATTTGATGGGATATCTCTTATTTTAATCGAGCCTCATAGCGAGGCAGGATATTTTGAACGCGGTGTGATCTATGGGGAAGAAGACGATCTTTTCCGCTTCACCTACTTCACAAAAACCGCCATGGAATACCTTCTTAAAAAGGGAAAACATCCTGATATCCTCAATATTCATGATTGGCTTACCTCTCTTGCTGCTCCTCTTTATCGCGAGATGTATCAATCCCTTGGGTTGAAGATTGGAGGAATCATGACAACCATCCACAACATGAAGTATCAGGGAACATGCGTTCCACAAAAAATCGAACGATTAGGTCTTAAAACAGACCACCTGATCACAAAAGACAAAATGCAAGATCATAAAAATCCGAAAAAACTCAACCTTTTGAAAGGAGCCCTTGTTTTTTCTGATAGTTTAACAACCGTTTCTCCTACCTATGCAGAAGAAATTCAAGGGAAAGAAGGGTTTGGCCTTGACCCTCTTCTTGTCGAAAACAAAGGGAAGCTTCGAGGCATCTTAAATGGCATTGACACACCCTATTGGAATCCCGAAACAGACCCCTTCCTAGAGCAAAATTATCAAACAGATGGTATAAACCTCGACGAGGTCATTAAAGCTAAAACAGAAAACAGAAAGTCTCTGCAACAGAAACTCCATATGGACTACGCTCCCGCTCCTCTATTCATCTCTGTAACCCGAATTGTTGAACAAAAAGGTCCCGAAATGCTTCGTTTTGGAATCGAATATGTCCTGAAAAAAGGAGGACAATTCATTCTCCTTGGATCAACGCCTGAGCCTACCCTCAAAGCAGAATTCTATGCCTTGGCTGAAGAATACCGCGACAATCCCCATGTCCATTTCCACTTTATCTTTGACGAACAACTCGCACACCTTACCTTTGCCTCTGCTGACTGCATCATCATTCCTTCTCTCTTTGAACCTTGCGGTCTCACACAAATGATCTCCCTGCGCTATGGAACAATCCCCATCGTTCATAAAGTAGGAGGACTCAACGATACTGTTTTTGATATAGATCACGATACAATCCCCCTTAACAGAAGAAATGGATACACCTTTGACTTCCCCTCCAAGAATAGTCTACGCTGGTCAATCGATCGCGCCTTCGAACATCATAGAAACGACTCAAAGAAGTGGAAACTGATGCTTAAAAACGGCTTTCAAAAGGACTGGAGCTGGAAAACCCCTGCATTAGAATACTTAGAAGCCTATCGATCTGTCTGA
- a CDS encoding ribose-phosphate diphosphokinase, whose translation MTDAPLMLFSGTSHPALSEEIAKSLDVKLGSSQIELFPDGEIGVHILENVRGRDVFVVQSVARKPNFYLMELLILIDALKRASARNIVAVIPYYGYARQDRKDKGRVPITAKLVANLLETAGVSRLVTMDLHSEQIQGFFDIPVDNLYARTIFADGIQKLGLKDPVVCAPDVGSAKLARIMATEISASFAIVDKQRMNAKDVEVYALIGDVQGRDVILVDDICSTGGTLKEASKAAKKAGASRVFAAVTHPLFDEKLEGVDHLLVANTVPLPNEIDHSHVEVLSVAGVFGKAIERIVNNESVSSLFRPKA comes from the coding sequence ATGACTGATGCACCGCTTATGCTTTTCTCGGGAACCTCCCATCCGGCTTTGTCGGAAGAAATTGCAAAGAGTCTGGATGTCAAGCTTGGCAGTTCTCAAATCGAATTATTCCCTGATGGTGAGATAGGCGTTCACATACTTGAGAATGTCCGTGGTCGGGATGTCTTCGTTGTGCAAAGCGTAGCGAGGAAACCCAATTTCTATCTCATGGAGCTTCTGATTTTAATCGATGCTCTTAAAAGGGCCTCTGCACGCAATATTGTCGCAGTCATTCCGTATTATGGGTATGCGCGGCAGGATCGCAAAGATAAGGGACGAGTGCCGATAACGGCAAAGCTCGTGGCGAATCTCCTAGAAACAGCTGGGGTTTCGCGCCTAGTAACAATGGATTTGCACTCTGAGCAAATTCAGGGGTTTTTCGATATTCCAGTCGATAATCTCTATGCGCGAACTATATTTGCGGATGGGATTCAGAAGCTGGGACTGAAGGATCCCGTTGTTTGTGCCCCAGATGTAGGAAGTGCTAAACTTGCCCGCATCATGGCGACTGAAATAAGCGCCTCTTTTGCGATTGTAGATAAGCAGCGGATGAATGCAAAGGATGTAGAAGTCTATGCGCTCATCGGCGATGTGCAGGGAAGGGACGTGATCCTGGTGGACGATATTTGTTCCACAGGAGGGACGCTTAAAGAAGCGTCCAAGGCAGCAAAAAAAGCAGGTGCATCTCGCGTTTTTGCAGCGGTGACTCACCCTCTCTTTGATGAGAAGCTTGAGGGAGTAGATCACCTTTTGGTTGCCAACACAGTTCCTCTGCCCAATGAGATAGATCATTCCCATGTTGAAGTCCTCTCTGTTGCAGGGGTGTTTGGAAAAGCAATTGAGCGTATCGTGAATAACGAGTCGGTCAGTTCCCTCTTCCGCCCCAAGGCATAG
- a CDS encoding 50S ribosomal protein L25/general stress protein Ctc, with amino-acid sequence MKLTVSKRAGEKKSELTKLRHQGDIAAVVYSKGKPCEKIAVKGAEFSAVIRGLPKGYLPTTIFELEVDGKKIKTIVKDIQYHPTTYRVLHLDFMILDDKAVVDVKVPIACIGEADCVGVKLGGFVRPIKRHIKVRCLPKDIPTDFKLSIKELAIGQSKRVGDIEFGNAIRPLAADKEIIVVIAKR; translated from the coding sequence ATGAAACTCACAGTGTCCAAACGGGCAGGAGAAAAAAAGAGTGAGCTTACAAAGCTCAGACATCAGGGTGATATAGCTGCTGTGGTTTACTCTAAGGGTAAGCCTTGCGAAAAAATCGCCGTGAAAGGAGCCGAGTTCTCAGCGGTTATTCGGGGGCTTCCCAAAGGGTACCTTCCGACAACTATTTTTGAGCTTGAGGTTGATGGCAAGAAAATCAAAACCATCGTTAAAGATATCCAATACCATCCAACAACGTATCGGGTTCTCCATCTCGATTTCATGATCTTAGACGATAAAGCAGTTGTTGATGTAAAAGTGCCGATTGCGTGCATTGGGGAAGCCGATTGCGTAGGAGTAAAGTTGGGGGGATTTGTTCGCCCAATCAAGCGCCATATTAAGGTCAGATGTCTTCCTAAAGATATTCCAACCGATTTCAAGCTTAGCATTAAAGAGCTTGCAATTGGACAATCTAAGCGGGTTGGAGATATCGAATTTGGGAATGCCATTCGCCCCCTCGCTGCTGATAAAGAAATCATTGTTGTCATTGCGAAACGGTAA
- the pth gene encoding aminoacyl-tRNA hydrolase, whose protein sequence is MESESKRALVVGLGNPGKKYESTRHNLGQMVLSAFADKHLLPFKKENMLKGEVAKGMVKEGKVFLLFPITYMNLSGQAVRKTMDFFKVSRKETLILSDDVALPFGTLRFREKGSAGGHNGLKDIEEKLGTQQYQRLRLGVGEPSVGYLEDYVLAPFTREEQEKIPEILTQAVTFIEEWLFQEMKEHA, encoded by the coding sequence ATGGAAAGTGAAAGTAAAAGAGCCCTCGTTGTTGGACTAGGAAATCCTGGAAAGAAGTATGAGTCGACCCGTCATAATTTGGGTCAAATGGTCCTTTCTGCTTTTGCTGATAAACATCTATTACCTTTTAAAAAGGAGAACATGCTCAAAGGAGAAGTTGCAAAAGGAATGGTCAAAGAAGGAAAAGTTTTCCTCCTTTTCCCGATAACCTACATGAACCTCTCTGGACAAGCAGTGCGAAAGACAATGGACTTTTTTAAAGTTTCTCGAAAGGAAACTCTCATTCTTTCTGATGATGTTGCTCTTCCCTTTGGAACCCTTCGGTTTCGAGAGAAGGGGAGTGCTGGAGGCCATAATGGCCTGAAAGACATCGAAGAAAAGCTTGGGACGCAGCAATATCAGCGTCTGAGGCTTGGTGTAGGAGAACCTTCAGTGGGTTACTTAGAAGACTATGTTTTAGCTCCTTTTACAAGAGAAGAACAAGAAAAAATTCCCGAAATACTCACTCAAGCCGTAACTTTTATCGAAGAGTGGTTATTTCAAGAAATGAAGGAACATGCATGA